GTGGTTACCAATAGACAATCAATAAAAAACAAAAGACCAAACAAGCTTGAGAAAAGCTTGACAATAAATAATTTGCTTTTAATTGTTTTGATTCCGGGCGAGAATCGTGACATGAAGCAATTGAAAGTTCACCACGTTTAGAGAAGTTTGATTCTTTTTTATCGCCATGCTTAGAATTTTGAGCACCTCTGATTTAACACGATGTTTTAAATATCTGTTCAATCAAAGCTGTGCAGCTATTACAGAAATCATACATGATGATtctggccgtgtttagatgcggGCGTAAACGCAAACTTTGTTTGCAAAAACGGCATTTTTGCCTTTACACATCTAAACGGGCCGGCACGTTTTTTTTGCCGCATCGGAGGCCCGCTCGGCCGCACTCTGCCTACCTACCACGCCCCCCCCCTCCGCGCCCCGCCTTATCCATTCGGCGGCAGCACAGGGTGACTCGGAACCCTACCTCCCCCGCTCCCCactcgcccccctcccccccgacGCCGCCCTGCCGTCCacgccccctccgccgccgccgcagcaaagATCCAGCACCGCCGCCTGCAGATCTAGCCCCTGCGCAGGTGCAACGACCACCTGCGCACCTCGACAGCCATGGGCGACTACAACGCCGACGCCTACAACGCCGGCGGGTACGGCCAGGGGGACGACTACAACACCGGAGGGTTCTGCAATGAGGACCTtttcggcgccggcggtggaacCAGGGACTTCCTGTCCATGGCGCCGGGGTCGTCAGCACAAGGTGGGTCCGCCGGCTTCACGGCCGGCGCGTACTCCAACAGCGGATCCAGCAGCCTACGCCCGAGCCGCCTCGACTTCGACGGGCTGGACCTCAACTCGGAGCACGGGTGGTCGGAGGTGCAAGCCCTCCTCCGAGGCGATGAAGTCCAGGGAAGCGACCTGCCTCCTCCCATTCGTGTTCCTCCGCGGGGCCAGCACCGAACCCTCGGCTTGCGGCGCCCATGCagcggtcgaggaggaggccgaaCCGCGGCCGCCGGTGGCCGCAGATCTGGAGGCACTGCAGCTGCGTCGGCTCACGGCGGCCGGTCTGCACCCTTTGGGCGCGCAGACCTGCCTGCAAGGTGTCCTCCGGCTGGACCTGAATCGGCGGCAGCCGACCAAGCCACCATAGGCGgtggccgtcgtcgtcgtcgtgcaGCACTGGTAAGTTCCCCTTTGTCTTCCCAATGTCGGATCTGTTGTTACGAATTCCTGGTGAATCATTAGATGTACTGTTGACTGAATTACCTTGTGCGTCACTGCGTACATTTCGTGCTCATGTTACGCTTCGTTTAGGCCGACATCAACAGGGCAGCATGGACACCAGAACATACCCTGGCCTTTTGTCGTATTTACTGCAGCCAAATCGATAAAGGAAACTGCGTGAAGGGTGTGATGAACAAGTCTGGGTGGAAAGAGATCAAATCCAGATTCTATGCCGCCACTGGGTTTATGcatgagagagagagcagtTTGGGAACAGATATAGGCAGCTCAAGGGTTTGTGGCAGTTCATACAGCAACTGCGCACTGATTCAGGGCTTGGCCGTCGACCAGATGGTTCTGTTCTTGCTACAGAGGCTTGGTGGAACTCTAACACAATGGTACGTCTTGTATGCACTTTATTCATTCAAGTGTGAGGTCCTGCATGTATGCATACTACAGATTGGATACTGTTCTGATGGTATTTGTATATTTCAGGGGCATCCTGAGTGGAAAAAACTGCAGACCGGTTGGCCTATTTATCTGGATGAATTGGACCGCATGTTCATGGGTGTTGCAGTTGATGGGTCCACTTCCTATATTCCTGGAGATAAGAACCCCCTGGACGACATcccaagtgatgaagaagaagattcagAAGAAGATCATGACCTGCACACCCCCCACAGCATTGGAAGCAAGAGGACCAGCAACAGCTCCCAAAGCCTACGCAGTACTGCAAGCAGCCCcaacaagaagatgaagagccCAGCAGTCAGAGCCATGGTGTCCCAATTGCAGCTGCACAACGACATACAAACACAAAGGAATGTAGCCATGGAGGGCTTCATCTGCAAAAGGCAAGAGGAGAAGCAGGCCGAGGAATCAAAGCTGGAGAAACATCTTGACACCATCATGGATGCAGCCAGGGCTTGTGGTGTCACAGATGACAATGTGCAGCTGTGGGTTGGTGTGCTGAAAATTGCAAAGGACAAGGCTGCATCTTACTTTTTCCTGCGCTCTATGCCGCCTGGAAGGAAGGCTCTTATTGAGGACTACTCTAGGGTCATTGACTAGACCCTTATATCCTTGCATTGCAGCTAATCTTAGTTCAGTTAGTCCTGTTAGTGTGTTAACCAATGTGTGTTATGTCCGTGTTTTAAACTACGTGTCGTATGTGAGTTGGCTTGAACAAGTAATTTCCATGATTGTTGTCTGTTCGGTGAAATTTATGTGGATGATGTTTATGTGGTCGGTTTTTATGTGGATGCCGAGTGGGTCGATGTTATTTATGTGGACGATGTGTTCTTCATCCTGACATTGCAGCACATTTAGGGGCACATATCTGTAGCTTGTATACTAATTagttgtcaatgtttcattgtTGCAGGCCGGGGTTCATGCTTCAGACATGGGAAATGAAGCTGCTGATTCTGATGAGGAGTTTGATAACTTTATGATGACCCAATTCATGGATGATGGGGCAGACATGGGTTTCATTTACGGTACGTTTCAGCTAGCTATGCATATTGACACGTACTGCTCTAGATCTGACTATAGGGAAGTACCAGTAGGCATGAGTGGTCTGGAATGGGTAGAGAGGAAACTTTTGAATAGGCAGAAATGCTACAACATGTTTAGAATGACCCCAACACTTTTCCATCGGTTGCATGACCTTCTGGTAGAAAACTATAGTTTGACCAGTAGTCCAAAGTCGACCTCAATAGAGGCTTTAGGCATGTTTCTTTGGATGGTTGGAGCTCCACAGTCAGTAAGACAAGCCGAGGACAGATTTGAAAGATCCATGGGGACAGTTCACAAcatgttttataaagttttgaaGTCTGTACTCAAACTTGCTGCTGACATCATTAAACCCAGAGACCCAGAGTTCAGAAGTAGGCACCCAAGATTGATGCAGCATAGGTTTGATCCCTTCTTCAAGGATTGTATTGGAGCAATAGATGGCACTCACATACCTGTTGTGGTGTCCCAAAACCTTTTGGTCCAGTACATGTGTCGTAAGAACATCACAACCCAAAATGTGATGGCAGTATGTGACTTTGACATGATGTTTACCTTTGTTCTTGCTGGATGGCCTGGTTCAGTACATGATATGAGGGTTTTTGATGATGCAATGAATAAGTACAGCAATGCATTTCCCCATCCCCCTCCAGGTACATTTGCAACATGTAGTTCTATTTCGACTTCTAACTGCAATCTGTTGACGCTTACAGGTCTTTGCTGCTGCAGgcaagtactatctggtggaCTCGGGGTACCCAAACCGACCGGGTTACCTGGCTCCGTACAAGGGGAGCAAGtaccatctccaagagtttcaaAACGCCAACGAACCACAAGGTAAAGAGGAGATATTCAACTATGCACATTCATACCTTAGAAATGTCATAGAAAGATCCTTTGGAGTCTTAAAGCAAAAGTGGCGCATACTCAACAAAATACCCTGTTATCCGACACAATCGCAAACACATATAATTGTTGCGTGCATGGTTCTGCATAATTTCATCAGGCGGAGTGGGTTAAGGGATAAAGACTTTAGGCGTTGTGATCGTGATGAGAACTATGTGCCTGATGAAGCATATGAAGATCAGCCTGAATGCGAGCCTGCCCCAAGTTATTTGGAATGTCCAAACATGAATGCCTTTCGTGATTCAGTTGCGCTCGATATGTTGAATCGAGGATGACCTGTGTTTATGTATCGGGACTAGTACTTTCTGTTGTAATTTGTGAGGAATTGTACTGTTGACGACTTGTAATTTGTTTTGCATTTATACTGTACACTGTTTCGCTAGATAAGTTGTAATTTGCCTTCCCAGAAAAGCGCAGCAGCATGCAAACGGAATTATGGCCAGCGTCGCATGCATGGGTAGCGGCTGCATGCAGCCATGCAGCTTGCACAGTGAAGCATTAATTGAACTGTGCAGAATGCAAAATGAGCCATTGTACTAAACGcatgtaaacacaaaaaacTGTAAAGTTTTACATCCATCTTTTGGCCTTTAcagtttttttgcaaaattttggatctaaacacaccctctaGCTAGTACCAGCTGATTCCTTGTAGGCACACATATGAGATTAAAACTTCCAGTATATAGTTTGCCTTTTTATAGGCTTAACTAAATCCGAAACAAAATGCCTTCAGTTAGTTATCCTGTGAGTTTCTTCTGAAAAAAAGGGTGATGATGGTACCAAATTTGGAGAACCCCACAACCTAGGGCAAATTGGTCTCATTTTAGCCATTGCAAATCCCAGATGACCCAAGCAAATCACAACCATGTCCAACCTAGTGCCTAGGAATAAAGAGCACAAATGACTTGGAGAGGGGGGAGACATATCTGGTGCAATCATGGAACTGGTGAAATCACCGTGCAATCCGACTAAAAAggtcttcaaaaaattctgaaaaaaatcatgaatgtacatctcggtctaccccatctacatataaattttcacgatcaaattcatcttacaCTTGCAgttaaaaaaagacaaattttctgacaatcaGTAACGTTCAAATGCAgcccaaatttgtcttttttgtaactgctagagtaagatgaatttgaccatgaaattttatatgtagatggggtagaccgagatgtacattcatgatttttttcagaattttttgaagaccTTTTTAGTCGGATTGCACGGTGATTTCACTAGTTCCGTGATTGCACCAGATATGTCTCCGGAGAGGGGGGCCTGCACAAAACTCTGCGTGGGCCCTGCAAATGCCAGGGGTCCCACAGGCAGGGGGAGAGAAAGGGACCTGATGAGAGGGTGGCTTGTCTCTTCCTGTAGCCTCCTACCCAAGCCCTCTAAAACCCCACCCTGTACCCCCTTCTCTTGaaccctttcttcctcctccccccaGCAGCTGCCATTCCCCCCACATCCCCctctatctctctcttcataatctctctctccttccaaGGATCCAAGAAGTACTGTTGCAGCTTCTTTCTTCATCCATCCCCAATCCCAACACAGCTTCTCTGCTCAGCGAAGGGAATTCCCCTGCTCCTGCTCTTGTGTTCTTGCTGGCCCTCTGCTCTGCTTCTTCACCTCTTCTTGCCACCGAGAAGAGGAGTCCAGCCGTTGCAAAGACAGAATCTTTACACTTCATCCTCCCAAAGTGTTGTTGGTGTCCCAGGTGGAGGCAAAGTGTGAATTTATACTAGTTTTTGCTCTTGATTAGGTTAGGAATTTCTTGCTCCTGTGTTCTTGGGTTGATGGTTGTAGAATCAATCCAAGAATATCTGCAGCTGTTCATTTCACCTTCCCTGAAGGCGAGGGCGAAGTGATCGTTTTGAGCAGTAgtagttgttgttgttgaggcgtTGCAATGTCGTCTTCCTGCATACCAACCGGCCTGCGGCTGGACCTGGACATGGTGAAGGCGGCGACGTCGCCTGTCGCGCACTCGTCGCCGTTGCGGCCGGTGcactcgtcgccgtcgtcgacgcTGTCGGAGGCGTCGAACGCGTCGTCATCGGCGACGTCGGTGTCGCTGAAgcgggcgcgcgcgccgcggaaGCGGCCGAACCAGGCGTACAACGaggccgccgcgctgctcgcgTCCATCCACCCCTCCGTCTTCCCCGTCAAGAAGAGCCCCAAGACGGCGACGCGCCCGCCGGCGCGGCAGCTCTCCGGCCTCGCCGCGGCGTTcgacccctcctcctccctcctcccgccgctccccgTCCTCGCGGACTCGGCATTCCTGCTCCGGGACAtgcccgcgccgtcgccgtcgccgcagccGCAGAGCCCGTCAGGCGCCAAGAACTGCTCATCGCCGGCCCCGGTGAGCAGCGTGTTCCGGGACTTCCGCGACCCGGCGCCGTCACCGGCGAGCCCCAACACCGTCGACGTCGACGAGCTTGGCGAAATCGACTTCGATGACGACGGCTTCGACGCCGAGTCGATTCTCGACGTCGAcgaggccaccgccggcgcggccgaggGCCTCGACGGCATCATGGGCAGCCTCACCGTGGAGAGCAACACGGCCACCACGTCCGATGACTCCATCCTGTCAAGCTCCGGCATACACCCCTACCTCAGGAGCCTCATGGTGGTCGGCCTCGCCGGCAGGTTCGAGCTCGGCCTCGGGTTCCGGCACGGCGCTCGGCCCAACCTCAACCGCGCACTGAAGCGgcgggacgacgacggcgcctgGTGGATGTGGCCGGCCGTGCCGGTGAAGGACTTAACGGTGGCACCGCCGACACCGCCGGCACCGGCTGCGCCGGACACTGCAATGACGCAGGTGCCGGCCGCgccagagaagaagaaaagcaagaagaagaaggtggtGAAGATGGAGAAGGTTATGGCCAAGGGGAAGGAGGAGCTGCCCAGCGCGAAATGCAAGGAGGAAGCTGACGGCTCGGTCGAGGCTGCTAATGGCGATGGCGACGCTGACAGCACGCCGACGACGAAGGCGCCAAAGACCGGGTTGGGGCTGAAGCTGGACGCCGACGAGGTGCTCAAGGCGTGGTCCGACAAAGGGTCGATGTTCACCGATGGCGGCGGGCCGGAGTCGCCGACGTCGGCCGCCGACGTGCGGGTAAGTAATTGACTACCATCTGCTTGCGTCTTCAGTGTTGTGTTGCTGCTTTCCCTGAGGACAAAAAAAGGGGAAGGTTCTTGCAGTGAAGGAAAGTGGAGCATAATTTTGATGCTTTTATCGGTGACTGTATCTATAACATTTGGAATTAGATCAAATAGTAAGATTTTGACACTTTATAGCTGAATTTTACATCTTTATTACATTCATATAATTGGACAATTTCTCTGAATATGTTTTGTTGATAGAAATATTGTATCGATTTTATCAGAAAGAATTCGTTTCAGATTTCATAAGAAAGAAGGGAATTGTCAATTGGACATTTGCTTCCTTCAAAGAGTAAAAATGGACACTCACACAGTCACACGTCAGAAGTCACATGTAAAATTAGACTAGGTACTGTTTATCCAAAAAATGGATGGTCCCTCGCACAAAGTACTGTGTAGTACCGCACTGCTACATTATCTGTGAGTACACGTCTTTCCAGAGTATCAGTGGTACTGCAGTAACTCATAGAATAAAATTATCCAAAAAAATAAGTTTTCCATTGTGGAAGTTTTAATAAGAACCGTTCTTAGAACTCATGAGGCATTTAAAAATCTGTTAAACTTATGTGTAAATTAAATTCAGCCATTTTATTCGGCTATGGTTGGTTAAACTCAATTATCCAACAGTGGGCCACAGACAATAGAGCCTGGAGATCTTAGGCCAAAGATTTTTTTGGGAAGACCTTATGCCAAGGATTACATGTCTGTCTTCTTGCAAAGGGTCATTTGGGCTCATTTTGATGCCCTTTGGTCCAATGATAGACCAATTGCAACAAACTGCAGCCCCAATTCTATTGGATTTTCTGCAATTTGCACAGGCAACCGCCAATATTTGCAGCTGTCAGAAATGACAAGAATCATAATTATAGATACGTTCAGTATTTTGTGATATGGACATATTATGACATGTATCTCTCCTTGAGAGACTTTTCAGAGAATGTAAACCTGCTCTTACACAGTTTTACTGACGAAGATCTATCGTTGTTGCAGGCAAAACTTGCAGACATTGATCTGTTCCCAGAGAATGGAGCTGGTGGCGGCATCAGAGAAGCCAGTGTGTTGAGGTACAAGGAGAAGAGGCGCACCCGGCTGTTCTCGAAGAAGATCCGGTACCAAGTGCGGAAGATGAACGCTGACTGCCGGCCTCGGATGAAGGCAAGCACTAGAACTGATTAGAAAGCATAAAAGATCTGTTCGTAAGGCAAAAACTGCAAAAAACTCACTGTTCAATCACACCAAAATTACCATGTGTTTAGCCTGCACATGCAGTTAACCATAGCAAAGTGTCTGAAGTACTGACTTGTTTATTTCCTGTTCTGATTCTTGCAGGGAAGGTTTGTTAGGAGCCCATCTCTTCTTCAGCAAGCCCTGGAGGAAGAGAGCTAGACAGTGATACTTGCTAGCCTTTTTTATCAGCATCTTTTTGTCCCTTTTAGTTTATCATTAGCTAAGAGATGTGAGTGAGGATTTTCCCCGGGGTTTTTTCGGAGTTTTGCTCTGGAGAGAATAGGATGCCTTTAGAGTGGATTGTCATGGTGTGGTGGTGAAATAGTTTGTCTCAGGTTTACAATGTGAGGTAAAGGAAGGAAATAAAGTGATGTTAGAATATAGTCATATAGCAAGCAGCACAAATGATGGGTTTTTATTTACTTCTACTGCTCCAAAATTACTGACTGAATGCAACTTCAAACAGCATGGATGATTTTAACGCCATTTCACAAATCACAACATCTGCTATTCAAGCATTATTCTTGTCACCGTTTTAAGTGAGAAATTACCTGCAGGCATGCAACTACATGAAACATTTACTGCAGTCACTAGGAAAATAGCAAACGAAAAAAAGGAGCACTGTAGATCTCACTTCACTACCaccttgaaaaaaaaactctgcaATTTCACAACATCAGGTGTTGATTACAAAACAGTATACAAAGCAGCACGTGTTTGAAGCTCTCAGATGGTAGTACCTTTTTACTTGCAGAGAATTAGACAGAAACAACGAAATGATTGAGCGCACAGAGGTGAGAGGACAGAGAGCCCTCTGCTCACTTATCCCCACCTGCAGTACAAAATCCCAACGGCATGAACAGCGCGGCTAGAGTTCGAGAGGTGACAACTCGTGAATCCACGGCCTCCTCCCTGGTTCGACATGATAGGGGGGAAGGAGCCATCCTGCAGATGCTGCCATGCAGTCTGCACAGCTGATCAACTGATCGGAAATGGCGCCCTGCACGGAGCGGCTGcgactgcggctgcg
This window of the Panicum virgatum strain AP13 chromosome 1K, P.virgatum_v5, whole genome shotgun sequence genome carries:
- the LOC120649341 gene encoding protein CHLOROPLAST IMPORT APPARATUS 2-like isoform X2, which codes for MSSSCIPTGLRLDLDMVKAATSPVAHSSPLRPVHSSPSSTLSEASNASSSATSVSLKRARAPRKRPNQAYNEAAALLASIHPSVFPVKKSPKTATRPPARQLSGLAAAFDPSSSLLPPLPVLADSAFLLRDMPAPSPSPQPQSPSGAKNCSSPAPVSSVFRDFRDPAPSPASPNTVDVDELGEIDFDDDGFDAESILDVDEATAGAAEGLDGIMGSLTVESNTATTSDDSILSSSGIHPYLRSLMVVGLAGRFELGLGFRHGARPNLNRALKRRDDDGAWWMWPAVPVKDLTVAPPTPPAPAAPDTAMTQVPAAPEKKKSKKKKVVKMEKVMAKGKEELPSAKCKEEADGSVEAANGDGDADSTPTTKAPKTGLGLKLDADEVLKAWSDKGSMFTDGGGPESPTSAADVRAKLADIDLFPENGAGGGIREASVLRYKEKRRTRLFSKKIRYQVRKMNADCRPRMKASTRTD
- the LOC120651034 gene encoding protein ALP1-like — its product is MQHRFDPFFKDCIGAIDGTHIPVVVSQNLLVQYMCRKNITTQNVMAVCDFDMMFTFVLAGWPGSVHDMRVFDDAMNKYSNAFPHPPPGKYYLVDSGYPNRPGYLAPYKGSKYHLQEFQNANEPQGGVG
- the LOC120649341 gene encoding protein CHLOROPLAST IMPORT APPARATUS 2-like isoform X1 → MSSSCIPTGLRLDLDMVKAATSPVAHSSPLRPVHSSPSSTLSEASNASSSATSVSLKRARAPRKRPNQAYNEAAALLASIHPSVFPVKKSPKTATRPPARQLSGLAAAFDPSSSLLPPLPVLADSAFLLRDMPAPSPSPQPQSPSGAKNCSSPAPVSSVFRDFRDPAPSPASPNTVDVDELGEIDFDDDGFDAESILDVDEATAGAAEGLDGIMGSLTVESNTATTSDDSILSSSGIHPYLRSLMVVGLAGRFELGLGFRHGARPNLNRALKRRDDDGAWWMWPAVPVKDLTVAPPTPPAPAAPDTAMTQVPAAPEKKKSKKKKVVKMEKVMAKGKEELPSAKCKEEADGSVEAANGDGDADSTPTTKAPKTGLGLKLDADEVLKAWSDKGSMFTDGGGPESPTSAADVRAKLADIDLFPENGAGGGIREASVLRYKEKRRTRLFSKKIRYQVRKMNADCRPRMKGRFVRSPSLLQQALEEES